CTGGGGCATCGACCGCACCGACCAGCGCGCGCGGCCGCTCTCGGGCACCTACAACTACACCAACACGGCCTCCAACGTCCGGGCCTACATCATCGACACGGGCGTGCGCGCCACGCACTCCGAGTTCCGCAAGACCGACGGCACCACCCGCGCGCAGAACAACTACAACGCCACGGGCGACGGCAACGCCTCGGACTGCAACGGGCACGGCACGCACGTGGCCGGCACGGTGGGCGGCAAGACGTACGGCATCGCCAAGGCCGTGATGATCCGCGCGGTGAAGGTGTTCACCTGCTCGGGCGGCAGCGCCAACAGCACCATCATCGCCGGCATCGACTGGGTGACGGCCAACCACGTCAAGCCGGCCGTGGCCAACCTGTCGCTGGGCGGCGGCGCCAGCCAGGCGACCGACGACGCGGTGAACCGCCTGTCGAACGCGGGCGTGTTCGTGGCCGTGGCCGCGGGCAACTCCAACGTGGATGCCTGCACCACGTCGCCGGCCCGCGCCAGCACGGTGACGACGGTGGCCTCGTCCACCAGCACCGACGCCAAGTCGTCGTTCAGCAACTGGGGAAGCTGCGTGGAGCTGTACGCCCCGGGGAGCAGCATCACCTCGGCCTGGTACACGGGCGACACGGTGACCAACACCATCAGCGGCACCTCGATGGCCTCGCCGCACGTGGCGGGCGTGGGCGCGCTGTACAAGGGCACCTACGGCGACGCCGGGTACTCCACCATCCGCACCTGGCTGATCAACAACGCCACGACCAACGTGATCACCGGCAACGTCAGCGGCACGCCCAACCGGCTGCTGTACAAGTCGACCCTGTAATCCCGCGGGTCGCTCGTGAGGGAGGGGCCGCGGCCTGGCGCCGCGGCCCCTCGGTGCTTCCGGGCCGCCATCCCGGTTGACGCCGCTCCGCCAAAGGCGGTAGTTTAGCTGTTTGTGCCGCGATCCGGCGCCGCGCAGGCGCCGGTCTTCTCTTCCCCGCCGGACGCCGTTCGCAGGCGAGCCGGCCCCGGGTTTTCGGCAACACGAAAGGCTGTGCCGCACCCCCTGCTCATCGACTCGGTCCAGACCGTCCCCGCGTTCCGCGAGCTGGCCGCCGGCCTGCCCCGCGCGGGCGAAACGGTGGTCGCGTCGGGCCTGGCGGGGTCGGCGCCGCTGCTGCTGGTGGCCGGGCTCCATCGCGCGCGCCCCGAGCGCATGTGGCTGGTGGTGGGCGGCGGGCCCGAAGACGCCGAGATGGCCACCTCGGACCTGGAGGCGCTGCTGGGCGAGGCCTCCGTCTTCCTGTACCCGCAACGCGAGTCGCTGCCGTACGAAGAG
The sequence above is a segment of the Longimicrobium sp. genome. Coding sequences within it:
- a CDS encoding S8 family peptidase produces the protein MKLRNTSLLLGMAALAACSDQATEPVAARSAPVHFAMEGRGIDGSYIVVLHEGSDARAVAAVAGVTPEHVYSAALTGFSAQLNAGQLNALRSHPSVDFVEEDQVATLSTTQSGATWGIDRTDQRARPLSGTYNYTNTASNVRAYIIDTGVRATHSEFRKTDGTTRAQNNYNATGDGNASDCNGHGTHVAGTVGGKTYGIAKAVMIRAVKVFTCSGGSANSTIIAGIDWVTANHVKPAVANLSLGGGASQATDDAVNRLSNAGVFVAVAAGNSNVDACTTSPARASTVTTVASSTSTDAKSSFSNWGSCVELYAPGSSITSAWYTGDTVTNTISGTSMASPHVAGVGALYKGTYGDAGYSTIRTWLINNATTNVITGNVSGTPNRLLYKSTL